TCCCACTTGTCGTTGGTAGTGGAGGAGCTCCCCATCTCCATCTTGCGCTTCCAGACGTGGGAGTCGAAgccgcggccgcggccgcggccACGATCGAATCGCCCAGCGCCGCGTCCCTGGCGGCCCGCACCGAAACCATCCCCTCTCATCTCAACAGGTGGCTTCTCTTTGGATCTATCGGTAGGATTCACGGAAAATCTAACAGGTGGCTTCTCTTTGGATCCAGCAAGGGGATTTGTGGAGGGTTGAGAGGCAACTACTTGAGCAAAGGAGCGAAGGTCGCCATGGATTTTGCCATCCCACCAAGCGAAGTTTGGCTGAACCCCAGATCTGGCGAGAGACGGAGCGCTCCAGAAGTGAGCGAGCCCCTCGTCGAGATCCAAAATGGGAGAAGGGGTGGCACCCGTATGTTTTATACCCGCGGTGCCCCCAGAAACCCTAGCTCCATCGCACTCATGGCGGTCCGATCTCCCCTCATCTACGTGTCGCGCATCCATCTCATCGCGGACCGGTCCACGCCCAAGGACCCCGGGTCCATCTGTCAGATGTGGTGCTCGGCGGTGCACGTCCAGATCCGCACAACCGCCCCGTGTACCGTGTGCCTGTGAGTAGGGCCACGCGGCGGCGCATCCTCGCCGGAAATTCCGCCGTTCGCCGGAGATCTATCACAAACCCTAGCAAAATGGCAAGGAAATGCGACAATATCCCCGATGTCGATCCACTCACCGGATCGAAGGAAGCGTGCATCCACCGTGTGCCCCTTTGTGTCGAGCAGCACGATCCGGAGAGCCTCCCTGCGCAGCCATAGTTCGCCGTCGTTGAACGTGACGTGTCGCGCCGTCACGAGGTCCGCCGTGAAGCGAACCCTCCAGCGTGCGTCGCCCATTCTTACTGAGGTACAAAACACCCTGCCTCCACTGAACCGCCGTGCACGACCCGCCGCTTGCCGCCGGCGTCGACGCCGCAGAAGCCAAGGCAGGGGATGCGTCACGGCGGGCTTCCGCGCCGCCCGAGACCAGGAACGGGGCGAGGCTTCGCGACGGGCGTTGTAGAGCGCGGCGGACTGAGGCGTCCCGGCTGGCGTTGTAGGTGTCGCGGCGGGCGGGCGCGGCGGACTGAGGCGCTGCGGCGGGGCGGCTTCGGCCTGGAGTGCGGGCGCTACTGCAACTGCGAACTGGAGGGGAGGCTCCGGCAGTGGAGCTACGCATTGCTTGACGTCGCCAAGAGCAACGAGGTCCTCGCCGCCGGCCTCCGCGCCACGAGCCGGTGGGCGAGCCCGGCATGCCGGCGCTGGACGCGTGCGCACTCTGCGCCAAGCGGCTGGCGTGCGACAGCGACGTCTTCATGTACAGAGGGGACACGCCCTTCTGCATCAAGTAGTGCCGGCACGAGGAGATGCAGCTCGACACTGTCTCCGCCAGGCAGGCAGCCTGGAGGCTGCAGAAGGTCTCGGCGGGAGCAGAGTCCGGGTGTGCACACCACGGGGTGTCCATCTCGAGCTAACCGGCGAGAGCGCCAAGGTACATACGGTGCCTGACGAAGAAATGTTATTCCGCTTGTGCCAAAGAGATTTCCGTGCACGAAGCCGCTGGTGTGCGGTGATAGTTGATCGAGCATAGCGAGAACGAGGAGACTTGCCTTGCTTGAAGAAGGAAGACGTGGCTCACCGGAGTTGCTCACGGCAGGCCGGCGCTGCATGTGCCACCGGTCAAGTGATTTGGGCATAAACGCAGCAGAAACGGGGCTGGATTGGATTGGATTTGGGCATAGGTGACGTCATGATTCGTGAAGGCCACTGCAACTCATCTCCAAGACCTCCTCTGCTATCGTGTGTTGCGTTGTGCCCGTGCTATTCCTAATTTGGATCGATTGCACACCGTCTCCTTGTCGAACACAATTCAATGGAGTGCCCAATCCGGATTGTTGTTCTCTACTATAAAAAGGAAGGGTAGTCGGCTGGAATCTCCATCAGATCAATTTTGCACGAAACATCCAATGTCTTCGCCGAGTTCGTCGGAGGAAGAAGCGTCGAGTTCGCCGGAGTTACAAGAACATCCGTCGAGCACTCCAATGTCGCCTGCGGCGGCTACACCAGAGGTATGTTTGACCCCTGTTTGATTTATTTTTCTGTCCCCTGTCTGGCTGGCGAGCCCGTGCGCGGCGACTGTTGCTGCTCGCGCGCTCGTGCACGTCCCTGCTGCTACCACTGCTCGCTCGTGCCCGTGCTCTGCAGCAGCCGTGGCTTTGCCTTTTCGTTCGGTTAGTTTCCTCTAGCTAGCTGAAATCACTCTGAAGCTGTGAACCGAACGCGTGTGTTCTGAATCTTCTGAACTGAATGCTTGAAAGATAGTTTTGTCCTTCTGAAATGATTTGCTTGCTTGCCACTGCTTGAATTGGTTATTCCTCAGTTATAGTGCTTGATGGATTTGATAATCTATGATAGCCTTGCTCATATAGTACTAATGAAATTCAATTGCATACTGAAATCTGCTTGGTTATGTACACTGCAGTCCATGCCAATTTGATAGCAGAGCATTGCTGGTTGTCATATTTTTATTCTGAAATTTGTCTGCTAATCTGGGCATCCACCGCTTTGTCGGGCTGAACATTATAATTCAAAATTCCGAACATATGCCGTCACTTTGCGTTCAAGAGTATATTTATGGCTATACGCTTTCATGTTGCCCGATTTTTGTCAGAGCTTCATTTTGTATCTCCAATTGCTTACTCATCTATTAGCTTTGCAGTGGCATACACATGAGTAGATATCTCAGCGTGTACTACAAACATCTTATGTTGGATATGTGTGCTTTCCAACATATATTTGAAGTGTATCCAGCCTTTCGCAGTTGGATGTATTCTAAACATATGAGTTTATCTCCTGAACCCATGGTTACTTACTGAACATAGAGTATCAAAACTGAAAGTATATATACTGTAATGTACTTTCAGTAATATAGATGCCAATATCATTCCCTTTTTCAATAAGGGGGCAGTGGGGATTCACTTTGGTATAAATCTGATTGATAGTTACTCCGGCGAAAGGCTGGTATAAATCTGGTATTCACTCTGGTCTTGATTCCTTTGCATAAGCCTACTTAGAGTAGCAGTGGTTATACGTGTTTGCTTACCTTTTACGAAGCTTCATATTACATCAGAGTTAAGGTAAACTCAAGTATAGAACTTTTTCTGCAAATGAACTAAATTACCTCCGGCCAAACGATTGCTATAATCATTCAACCATGTATTTATAAGCTAAAAAAATCACATTTAAGATTGGTCTGGATCTGAAATATTCTACCAACAAACTAACGGTTTGAGGCTTACCTTTTATTTGTGTTGTAACTGCAGAAAATAAATGACATCACTGAACTGAACATTGCAGAGGATTTGGATAACTGGCCTTCAAAAAAGCAAAAACTGCTGAATCAGCTATTGTGGAGCCATCACCAATGTCGCTAACTATGTCAGCATCTACACCAATTTCTAAATGTTTTGAATCCATTGTGCCGGAATTAGATAATCAGATAGATCATGATCCATTGCCATCTCCTCCATCCCCATCTAGCTCAACATTATCTCCTGTTTTCTCATTACATGATGTTAAGGAACCAGATTCAAATAAAGAGATCAAAGTTGATGTGACATACGATTATCTCCCACAAGGTATTTGTTTGAGTTATTATTTGTACTTTTGTCTGGAATAAATTCTTAAATTATTGTGTTTTTTGCAGACTATGCATCGACCGACCATGATCTATGTGCACATATAGCAATAGAATCATCTTGGAGTAAAGAATTGCTGGTTCAGATACATGGAAGTTCTGTGAGACAAAATCAATTGATGTGTCTGCTAGATGAAAAAGAGTGGGTAAATGATGATGTAAGTACACTTACTCAAACAGGAAAGAGTTTCTAAACACTAATATTTATTAGTAATGTATTTTTCTAAATCTTAATTTCAGGTGATCTATGCATATATATGTTGTTTAAAGGACCAAAATCATCTAGAGAATGACAATAAAGtatattttgagagtccttttgTTACCTCACTATTAGAACGGGATGGTAACCTTGGCATACAAGAAGATAGTGCCTTTATGACAAAGATTGTCAAAAATTATATGGAGCATGACATAGTAATATACATATCCATAACTTTCATGATTTATGTTTCAAACATTTTTTCCCTAGTTATCTTTATTACAGATAGAACTTCCAATAAATAGCAGCAACACGCATTGGTATTTAGCTATTGTGAATACGAAAAAGCGTGAGATTCAAGTACTGGACTCATTGTGCTGGAAGTTTGACCGAGAGGACCTTGCTATTACGGTTAGTTACAACACCAATTTTAATCCTACATGTAAATGATATAAATTCATATTTCGTTAATGTCTATCATTTTTGAACTCCAAATCTCTGTTAGCAACGAGGAGTACAATTTCATTTGGATCTTCTTAAAAATCAGAACTTGATTAAGGGCGATTGGAAAGACATTGATCTTACTGAATGGAAGATGACAGAACAATTGCAAAATCAATTCAAAAAGACAGTTCTTCTTGCGGTTTATTTAAGGTCATATTTATGGAATATTTCACCGGATACCATTGGAGATTATGATTtgttttctcccgttgcaacgcacgggccctttTGCTAGTTATTATAACGGCGGGTTTCCATGACAGAACGCAGCGGGTCGATAGATACCGTCTGCCCCGCTGGCCCCGGTATGCATGTCAACTACTCTctctgtttctaaatatttgtctttttaaagatttcaaatagaccaccacatacggatgtatgtagacatattttaaagtgtagattgATTCaatttgcttcgtatgtagtcacttgttgaaatctctaaaaagacaaatgtTTAAAAACGGAGAAAGTATAAAAGGACCACGTACGTCGTGTATATGCCTTTTTCTAAAAATACGAATTGATTGATCTTACATTATCTCTCTGAAATGACTAGGCATACCTCTTTAGCCTGCAATGCAAAGGCTAATCTGTTTCTTTCCCCAACTGAACACAGTTTCGTTTTTATAGCAACTCATAGATTCCATTCTTTCCACAAATGTGATCTCATGATGAAAGAATTGCAAACACTTAGAACATCTGTCAAGTATACCACCAAAAAATTCagatattttttatttttttgaatttactgttcattagGCTCAAATGAGCTTGAGCTCAAAATGGTACTTCCGCACAAAGATTCGTTTTTTTGTACTGTATAATATTCAAACATCTAGAAACCTCATGTCCCGCAAAAAAAAATCTAGAAACCTCATGATTTTCTTGTTAATTGCGTAGACCTAGCAACTGGAACAACTATATATCCACTATAGTATTTTATTTAAAGATCACACATCAGAACTGCACGTTAATTATGGTATTAAAACCATTTTTGTATTTGCCCATGTTTGAAAAATATGGCTAGTTGGCTAGTTCGATGTACTCATGCGGTCGACCTTGCAAGTTTAACAAACTCGGTCTATTTAATTTCAAATTCATGGAATTTTGGTTTGCAAAATTTTAGTAACCACATGGCCGGGTTCGAATCTCCCCCACTCAAGCCACTTGGGTTCAAATCTCCCCGCCTGCCTAACAACGAAAGTTAAGGGAGGGAACTCCCCCCTTAACCTCTTTTTTTCCCAAAATATTGGTAATTCCTCACAAAGAAACATGGTTAACCGATTCACTAGCCCCGTCTAGATTTTCCCCAATCCGATAAAATAAGCCTTGAATGAAAATAATCATGACACTTACAACTATATTCTCGGATGATCGTGGTTCGGTCTAGCACACCATGAGAACACAAAAAGTTCAATTCACGCACAAGCTGCGGTGAAATCCAGCTAAATCAGAATGCAAAAGCATTTGTGGTACAAATAGCAAACTCATGGATAGTGGCAAACTTTGAAGTCTACATACAGTCGGTAGTTTAGCTACAGTTGATAGTTCAACCACGAGCCCACGACAAACTCAAAGCCACTATTTGTACACTAAACTACACATAGATATCATATCATGTATTACCTCCGTATCAAAACGTAAGACATTTTTGAAGTTAGTTTAGCATACAAAAATGTTTTAAATTTTTGgtacggaggtagtacttgcatAATCCGGATTTCATACTAACCGAAGAACAACAAAGTATTTTTACATGTGGAGAGGTAGCTTGCATAATCCGGATTTCATACTAACCGAAGAACAACAAAGTATTTTTACATGTGGAGAGTGGGAGAGATCAATCTAGTGTATTTGATGGCAAAATGAAATAACGATACATGTTTGGCAAAATTGATGGTGATATACAAGATCCAAGAGATATCCTATCATAAAACATGAAGAAAAAATATATCATCCTTTCAATATCTCAAACCACAATCTTGTGTCCGAACCTAAAAACAAGAAAATGTTGCCCGAAATCATACTAAAAACGGGACTAATTAATCTCGAGAAGAAAACTTGTTGGCTCTTCCCGTTCCAACAAAAATTAAATAACGAATGAATTTTGGTGCTCTACTCTCCTTTTACTCTCGATCGGCTGATCGATCCGGTCAAGAAATGAAACAGGTACTAGCTGCTAGTAGAAAGACCCAGCGCCGGCCAGCTTGTTGCCATGGTGTCTCACATCTGCCCAGCGGCGGGGGAGGGCACGGGGTCATTGGCGACCATGTGGTGGTCGTCGTCTAGGTCTGAGCTCCAAGCCGTGCAGCACCTGGAGCTTGAAGGGTTGAGTCAATTGCAAGAAACCACCACATTTGTGGCTAGGTTTGCAGGAAACTACCAAGTCGTTAATCTGTTGCAAAAAACACCGTAAAATCTCTTAACCCGTTGCAAAAAGCACTGAACAGCCGTTTAGCCTCGTTTGATCTCTTTTCCGACAGGTGGGCCGCGAAAACGCTGACGTGGCGTGCGGACAGGCAAACGGCGCCGTTAGGAAAGAAAACGGTCAACACGCCGCGCGGTCGGTCCTGTCGGTGCTCGCCAGACAGATGCCCcgcgccctctctctctctctctcgcccctCTCCTCTGCCTCCTCTCTCTGGCTCTGGTCGCCGTCGGTGAGAAGCCAGCTGGCCGCCGTCCGCCATGGTTTCGTGGAGCGACGACAGCGAGGAATCGGGCTACGAGTACTCTTCAGGCGGCTCCCCTATCAAGGTCAGTGATTTGAACTCGTAGCTAGGGTTCTTTGAGCAAGGGTTTCGGTTTGGGGATTTTGTTTTCCTGCTCGATTTGAACCCGTGAGATGGATTTTGTGCGTTTCTTTTGTTGATGTAGATCCCGGCTACAATCGAGGACCCGAACTACTCTGGTGTTGATGATGAGGTGATGGTGATGTGTGAGCATGGCCAGCCGGCGAAGAGGCATGTTTGCTTCGAAGGGATTAGCACTGGGAGGAGGTTCATTGCCTGTGGACTTGATGTGAGTGCTAGCAAAAATCTGTAGTTTGCTCATTTTGTGAAGAAACTATAAATTGTTCATATGCACTGTTCATTGTTCATGTTCACTGTTCATTGTTCATGTTCACTGTTCACCTAGTAGTTTAGTTAAAGGTACTGTCATGTACCATACCATAGTGACTGCGTGAAGTAAATGAATTGTTCATACATATAAATAAACTACACCACAGTGATATAAATGAAGTAAATGAATTAAATTGTGCTATTAAAAATTAAGTACAAAGATATAAAATTAAGGTATCCATAGTGCATTGTTCATAGATATAAATGAAGTAAATGAATTGAACTGAATTGTATTGTGCTGTTAAAAATTAAGGTATAAATGAAGTAAATTCAGTGTAGTATGCTGTTAAAAATTCAGAGTTGAGCTGAATTGTGCATGTGTAGTATACTATAGTTGTTTTGTACTTGTACTTGTTGTTTGCTAATAGACTGAATAGAATTGCCAGCAGTTGTGGTGTTGTTCATTGGGTAGATGAGGAGTGGCCAGAATAGAAGTGAAGTGAAAAAGGAAGTAAATGCATTTGTACTTGTTGTTTTGCAGGAAGCAAGCAGTTGTGGTGTTGTTCATTGGGTAGATGAGGAGTGGCCAGAGCATCTGCAGAATGCTCTTCACAAACTATGGCTTTTGTATGAGGATTGCCAGCGTGCTAATAGGATGGCATGTCTGGAACATTCATCACTTGTCCACAATCTCACATCACAGAAGAACAAGCTACAGGAGACTTATGAGAAGCTTGTTGAGGATGTGAACAACCTACTTGATACCCAGGACAATATTCCCAAGGAAAATGAAGTCCAACAAGGTGAACATGAGGAGATCACTCCTTCTTTGGACAATAATATTTCAGCTTTGAAGGAACAGCTGGGTGCAATGGATGCTGAGAACAAAGAAGTGAAGCAAAAGGTTGACCAGTTGAAGAGCATTCAGGTTGCCCAAGGTAATGTGATTAGGAATCTGAAGTTTGCTCATTTGAAGGAGAAGGAAAAGTTGAGCACTGAGAGGAGGAATTTGGAGTTTCACATTGCTGATCTTGTCAAAGCTAGTGACAAGAACAAGAGAAAGCTGAAGGACATCAAGGATATTTGCGATGAAGAGTGATTTGTAATCTGACCATGTGGGTCATTATCTTAGGTTTCAAGCATTGAACTATGGCTTGTAATGTGTGAACTAGTGGCAGTTTGCAGTATTTGAAGTAGGGTGTAGCCTTGAACTATGTCTTGTAAGCTTTGAACTATGGTGTCATGATGTTAACTATGTTGTTAACTAGAGTTGTTGGATACTGTCATGATGTTAACTAGAGTTGTTGGATACTGTCATGATGTTAACTATGGCACCCTAAATGATGGAATGAGGATATGTATCATATTAGGTTATCGTGGAtgccgtcgacgccgaggcaccctagatgatcatattaggttatcgtggatgccgtcgacgccgaggcaccctagatgatcatattaggttatcgtggatgccgtcgacgccgaggcaACCGTAGAAGATCATATTAGGTTATCGTGGAtgccgtcgacgccgaggcaccctagaagatcatattaggttatcgtggatgccgtcgacgccgaggcaccctagatgatcatattaggttatcgtggacgccgtcgacgccgaggcaccctagatggtcatattaggttatcgtggatgccgtcgacgccgaggcaccctagaagatcatattaggttatcgtggatgccgtcgacgccgaggcaccctagatgatcatattaggttatcgtggatgccgtcgacgccgaggcaccctagatgatcatattaggttatcgtggacgccgtcgacgccgaggcaccctagatgatcatattaggttatcgtggatgccgtcgacgccgaggcaccctagaagatcatattaggttatcgtggatgccgtcgacgccgaggcaccctagatgatcatattaggttatcgtggatgccgtcgacgccgaggcaccctagaagatcatattaggttatcgtggatgccgttgacgccgaggcaccctagatgatcataTTAGGTCATCACACTTATTAGCAAACAATAATAAAATTAGGAGCCACAACTAACCAGAAAGTAATCAACCAAAATAAAGATGTCTTGAACATCATCAGCTCACCACAGACCAACAAGTCCACTAGGTACCTTACATGAAAGTACTCATGACAACCAACAAGTCCAACAAGTCCACTAGATGTCTTGAACATGTTTAGAACATGAAAGTACTCATGACAACCAGAAGCAACACAAGTTTTGACCACAAGTTAACACAACTTCACCTGCTCCCTTGAGAACAGTTGAACCACTCAGACATCTTAAAGGATGGCTTCCTCACTCTTCCACTACCTGCAACTCTTGGGGGGATGAACTTGTTTTTTCCTCTTGGCCCAGCAGCAGTAGAGGAACTTGGACCAGCACCAGCAGTAGAACTTGGACCAGCACCAGCAGTAGAAGTTGCAGTCCTTGTAGTTTTAGCTTTCTTTGTTGCCCTTGTAGCAGGAGGAGCAGCAGCTGCAGCAGGAGCAGAAGGAGCTCTCCTTGGTGCACTGGGAGCTGAAGCAGGAGCAGAAGGAGCTCTCCTTGATACCCTTGGAGCCCTTGGAGCTGGTGGAGCTGGAGCTGCAGTTTGAGCAACAGCAGGAGCAGAAGGAGCACTTCTCCTTGGTGGCATGGGAGCAGGAGCAGATATAGTTCTGGGTGTATCATCTCTCCTGTTTTCCTGAAATTATAGCATACAAATGTTAGAAACTAGTATGTGAAATTGTACAAAAACCTACAACAATAGTTACCTGGTGCTGGTTCATTCTCATAGCTAGGGATGGTTTAAGAGCCTACTTGCAACTAGTGTATCTATGCCCAGTCCTATTGCAATTGCTACAAGTGATAGTTCCCATCCTAGATGTATCCTTTGGAGCTGGCTTTTCAAACTTGCTCTTTCTCCTCTTTGTCTCTTTGTTTCCTGGCTTTTCTTTGAACACTGGTGGTTCAATGTCAGGGGTTCTAGTCTTTGGCCACAAATCAGGCCCAGGCACAGGGAAAACTATTGGACTATAAGCTGCCTTATACATTGGTTTCTTGAAGAAATCATGAACAAAATCTTCTGGCTGTAGTTTTGCCTTGTTGATTGCAGAAACACCATGATTGCAAGGTACTCCACACATGTCCCACTTCCTACAACCACATGTATGTAGCAACAAGTTAACTGCATATGTGCTTTCTCCACTTGTCACCTGGAAGAGATCAGGTCCAGCTTGGATAGACTGACAAAACCTAGAATGATGTTTTGCTTCCTCTAGCTTCTCAGCATATGTTGGGCATATCTGCCACTTAGCAGTCTCAGTCTTTGTCCTATTTGCATTGAACTTCACTAACAGCTTTGTCCTGATCCCATCTACCATAGTTCTAATGGGTTTGGCTCTGACATCAAGTATCATCTTGTTAAAAACTTCACTTATATTGTTCACTACCAAGTCAGTTTTGCAATTGTTGTCCATGGCATGCCTAGCCCATGTATGTTTTGGTATCCTAGATAGCCATTTCCAAGCTGGCTCACACTCCTTTTTCATGCCTTCCATTGCAGTTACATAACCATGCTCAGTATAGGAATAACTTGCCTGATACATGTATTTCTTTAACTCTTCCCCTCTAAAACCAGCAGTTTGAAAGTTCTGATAAATATGTCTAAGGCAGAATCTTTGTTTGCAATTGGGGAATACATTGCTTATGGCTGTAAGAAGGCCCTGTTTGAATGAACTACAGTTTGAGAATACTACAACAATGCCATGTATGAAATTAATAAACAAAGACAATTAATAAGCAATGCAAGCAATGATTAGAGTAGAGATAGTAGTACCTTTTGCCTGTCAGATATAATGGTGTAGTAGCCAAACTTGCCTGACTCACCACCAATGGCATATTTTAATTGAGTAAGAAACCAAGACCAGCTTGCTGTGTTTTCCTTGTCCACTATTGCAAAAGCAATGGGAAATATGTTATTGTTTCCATCTCTTCCAGTGGCAGCCAAGATTTGCTGCCCTGTTGTCAACTTTATGAAGCAACCATCAACACCTATCATACAAGATCACAAGTAGATTACCAACAAATTAGTGGGTGTGCACATATAAATGTAGAGTCACTAGTTAATTAGTAGGTGTGCACATACCTATGAATGGTCTGCAACCATTAAGGAAACCCTCTTTGCAAGCATTGAGGCAGATGAACAAGCCATGGAATCTTGGGTTTTACCTTGGATGTAGTTTCAGGTGCTTTGTTGTGACAATGCATCTACTTCCTGGATTGGTTTCTAGCACAGCTTCTAGGTAATCCCTTATCCTATGATATTGTGCCTTCTGATCTCCTAGGACTACATTTTTAGCTAGCTTTCTTGCCCTATAGGCCATATGTATAGATACCTCTATTCCATGCTTTTGCTTCAAGTTTGAAATTATAGTCTGGACATGTGTGTTGGGGTCTGTCCTCAACTGTTGCTCACATTCATGTGCCAACCACTTAGCAGTAACTTTTGTGCTCTCTCCTACTACTGGGCAGCTGTGGTGCAAGTTCAGTTTCTTTATACAGAATGTCTTCTCATGTGCTATCTGAGAAGCTGCAATGAAAAATGGACAATTCTCAAATTTGCAGACAGCTATAATCCTGTCTGGACAGTTCCTGTGGAAGGCATGGTTCCTATTTTGTGAGATGTGAAAATTAAGAAGTG
The Aegilops tauschii subsp. strangulata cultivar AL8/78 chromosome 3, Aet v6.0, whole genome shotgun sequence genome window above contains:
- the LOC109771266 gene encoding uncharacterized protein produces the protein MVSWSDDSEESGYEYSSGGSPIKIPATIEDPNYSGVDDEVMVMCEHGQPAKRHVCFEGISTGRRFIACGLDEASSCGVVHWVDEEWPEHLQNALHKLWLLYEDCQRANRMACLEHSSLVHNLTSQKNKLQETYEKLVEDVNNLLDTQDNIPKENEVQQGEHEEITPSLDNNISALKEQLGAMDAENKEVKQKVDQLKSIQVAQGNVIRNLKFAHLKEKEKLSTERRNLEFHIADLVKASDKNKRKLKDIKDICDEE